Proteins from a single region of Streptococcus mitis:
- a CDS encoding YlbG family protein — protein sequence MFEKVNRSGLIIYLYYNRDAKKLQDYGDITYHSKKHRYLQLYVPTQEVEQLVGHLSKEKFIKKVRVCHIQELETPFVGNLYREENVIIEKVQEKC from the coding sequence ATGTTTGAAAAAGTCAATCGATCTGGCTTGATTATCTATCTTTACTATAATCGTGATGCCAAAAAACTGCAGGATTATGGAGATATTACCTATCATTCCAAGAAACATCGTTACTTACAACTCTATGTTCCAACTCAAGAAGTGGAGCAATTGGTCGGACACTTGAGCAAGGAAAAATTTATAAAAAAAGTCAGAGTTTGTCATATCCAAGAGCTGGAAACACCCTTTGTGGGTAATCTTTATCGAGAGGAAAACGTTATCATCGAAAAAGTTCAAGAAAAGTGTTGA
- the clpP gene encoding ATP-dependent Clp protease proteolytic subunit ClpP gives MIPVVIEQTSRGERSYDIYSRLLKDRIIMLTGPVEDNMANSVIAQLLFLDAQDSTKDIYLYVNTPGGSVSAGLAIVDTMNFIKADVQTIVMGMAASMGTVIASSGAKGKRFMLPNAEYMIHQPMGGTGGGTQQTDMAIAAEHLLKTRNTLEKILAENSGQSIEKVHADAERDNWMSAQETLEYGFIDEIMANNSLN, from the coding sequence ATGATTCCTGTAGTTATTGAACAAACAAGCCGTGGAGAACGTTCCTACGATATTTACTCACGTCTTCTCAAAGACCGCATCATCATGCTGACAGGCCCAGTTGAAGACAATATGGCCAACTCAGTTATTGCCCAATTGCTTTTCTTGGATGCCCAAGATAGTACAAAAGATATTTACCTATATGTCAACACACCTGGTGGTTCCGTTTCAGCTGGTTTGGCAATCGTTGATACCATGAACTTTATCAAGGCAGATGTCCAAACCATCGTTATGGGAATGGCTGCATCTATGGGTACAGTCATCGCATCAAGTGGAGCAAAAGGCAAACGTTTCATGCTTCCAAATGCTGAATACATGATCCACCAACCAATGGGTGGTACAGGTGGTGGTACTCAACAAACTGATATGGCTATCGCTGCAGAACACTTGCTTAAAACTCGTAACACCTTGGAAAAAATCTTGGCTGAAAATTCAGGTCAGTCAATTGAAAAAGTCCATGCAGATGCAGAACGCGATAACTGGATGAGTGCTCAAGAAACACTTGAATATGGCTTTATTGATGAAATCATGGCCAACAATTCATTGAACTAA
- the upp gene encoding uracil phosphoribosyltransferase codes for MGKIEVINHPLIQHKLSILRRTDTSTKAFRELVDEIAMLMGYEVLRDLPLEDVEIETPITKTVQKQLAGKKLAIVPILRAGIGMVDGLLSLVPAAKVGHIGMYRDEETLQPVEYLVKLPEDIDQRQIFVVDPMLATGGSAILAVDSLKKRGASNIKFVCLVSAPEGVKALQKAHPDVEIFTAALDERLNEHGYIVPGLGDAGDRLFGTK; via the coding sequence ATGGGAAAAATTGAAGTTATTAATCATCCACTGATTCAACACAAATTGTCAATCTTGCGTCGTACAGATACTTCTACAAAAGCTTTTCGTGAGCTAGTAGATGAGATTGCAATGTTGATGGGGTATGAAGTACTTCGTGATCTTCCACTAGAAGATGTGGAAATCGAAACACCAATTACAAAAACAGTTCAAAAACAATTGGCAGGTAAGAAACTGGCTATCGTTCCAATCTTGCGTGCAGGTATCGGGATGGTTGATGGGCTCTTGAGCTTGGTTCCAGCTGCTAAAGTTGGTCACATCGGTATGTACCGTGATGAAGAAACACTTCAACCAGTTGAGTACTTGGTGAAATTGCCTGAGGACATTGACCAACGTCAAATTTTTGTCGTAGACCCAATGTTGGCAACAGGTGGCTCAGCAATCTTGGCTGTTGATTCTCTTAAAAAACGTGGCGCATCAAATATCAAATTTGTCTGCCTTGTATCTGCTCCAGAAGGTGTAAAAGCCCTTCAAAAAGCTCATCCAGATGTAGAAATCTTTACAGCAGCCTTGGATGAACGCTTGAACGAACACGGTTATATCGTTCCAGGTCTTGGAGATGCTGGAGACCGCTTGTTCGGTACAAAATAA
- a CDS encoding deoxycytidylate deaminase produces MTEKRLAWDEYFAAQALLIANRSTCKRAKVGAILVKDNKVISTGYNGSVSGTEHCIDHECLVIEGHCVRTLHAEVNAILQGAERGVPKGFTAYVTHFPCLNCTKQLLQVGCKRVVYINQYRMDDYAQYLYQEKGTELTHLPLETVQTALKEADLM; encoded by the coding sequence ATGACTGAAAAAAGACTAGCATGGGATGAGTATTTTGCAGCCCAAGCCTTACTAATTGCCAATCGTTCCACTTGTAAACGTGCCAAAGTGGGCGCGATTCTGGTAAAAGATAATAAGGTTATTTCCACTGGTTACAATGGTTCGGTGTCAGGAACCGAGCATTGTATTGATCACGAATGTCTGGTCATTGAAGGCCACTGTGTTCGCACACTTCACGCTGAGGTCAATGCTATCCTTCAAGGTGCAGAACGTGGTGTTCCTAAAGGCTTTACAGCCTATGTAACCCATTTTCCTTGTCTGAACTGTACAAAACAATTGCTTCAGGTCGGCTGCAAGCGCGTGGTTTATATCAACCAGTACAGAATGGACGACTACGCCCAATACCTTTATCAAGAAAAAGGGACAGAATTGACTCATTTACCACTTGAGACAGTACAGACAGCTCTTAAAGAGGCAGATCTAATGTAA
- a CDS encoding TetR/AcrR family transcriptional regulator, translating into MSERRISEKSLENLRKSNQESNLLTREAIETALLQLLEKKDLTKISISELVKRAGVSRAAFYRNYDSKEEILESIFKRTVHNIIEQLHHFDLKTDLYLVWVHLFREARKEARVIQLALDYHLEKIFVQAMQEFLEKYHGKSKGVSSYLHSFWSSAIVSVLLKWIKDGMKVPAEKIADLRLPFFKK; encoded by the coding sequence ATGTCTGAACGTAGAATCTCTGAAAAGTCTCTTGAAAATCTCAGAAAATCAAACCAAGAATCCAATTTATTAACCAGAGAAGCCATTGAAACTGCCCTCTTGCAACTCTTGGAAAAAAAGGACCTGACCAAGATTAGTATTTCGGAATTAGTCAAGCGTGCAGGCGTTTCGCGTGCGGCCTTTTATCGCAATTATGATTCCAAAGAGGAGATTTTAGAGAGCATCTTTAAACGAACTGTCCACAATATCATTGAACAGCTGCATCATTTCGATCTAAAGACAGACCTCTATTTGGTCTGGGTTCACCTTTTCCGCGAGGCCAGAAAGGAAGCCAGAGTGATTCAATTGGCCTTGGATTACCATCTGGAAAAAATCTTTGTCCAAGCCATGCAGGAATTTCTAGAAAAATACCATGGAAAATCAAAAGGTGTTAGCTCTTATCTTCATTCCTTCTGGAGCTCAGCCATCGTCTCTGTCCTTCTAAAATGGATCAAGGATGGCATGAAGGTACCTGCTGAAAAGATAGCGGATTTACGGTTACCATTTTTTAAAAAATAG